One genomic window of Clostridioides sp. ES-S-0054-01 includes the following:
- a CDS encoding ABC transporter ATP-binding protein has translation MNKLEIKNLSKIYGKKAVNDKITITLENGVYGLLGPNGAGKSTLMKQITTLIKPDCGQILYNGKDVFKMDDDYRNILGYLPQEFGVYKNFTAKQFLQYIGALKGLKGNDLNSRIDELLELVGLYDVRNKTIGKFSGGMKRRVGIAQVLLNDPKIIVLDEPTAGLDPQERARFRNLIAKISRDKIIILSTHIISDIESVAKETIMIKNGKLLVKGTHREILNYMENKVYNIKVKNECEIDKIQSKYKVISIQSDVDSIVLRIVADNIPTETNTQPVQAKFEDVYMFYFDLEDTREV, from the coding sequence ATGAATAAGTTAGAAATAAAAAATCTTTCAAAGATATATGGTAAAAAAGCAGTGAATGATAAGATTACAATAACTTTAGAAAATGGAGTTTATGGTCTTTTAGGACCAAATGGAGCAGGAAAATCCACTTTAATGAAACAAATAACGACGTTGATAAAACCTGACTGTGGTCAAATTCTCTATAATGGTAAAGATGTATTTAAAATGGATGATGATTATAGAAACATTTTAGGATATCTACCACAAGAATTTGGAGTTTATAAAAACTTTACAGCAAAACAATTTTTACAGTATATAGGAGCATTAAAAGGTTTAAAGGGAAATGATTTAAATAGTAGGATAGATGAATTATTAGAATTAGTAGGACTCTATGATGTAAGAAATAAGACTATAGGAAAATTTTCTGGAGGTATGAAGAGGAGAGTTGGTATAGCACAAGTTTTATTAAACGACCCTAAGATAATAGTACTTGATGAGCCAACAGCAGGTCTTGACCCACAAGAAAGAGCTAGATTTAGGAATTTAATAGCAAAAATATCTAGAGATAAGATAATAATACTTTCTACTCATATAATCTCAGATATAGAATCAGTTGCAAAAGAAACCATAATGATTAAAAATGGAAAACTTCTAGTGAAAGGAACACATAGAGAAATATTAAACTATATGGAAAATAAAGTATATAATATTAAAGTTAAAAATGAGTGTGAAATTGATAAGATTCAATCTAAGTACAAGGTTATAAGTATTCAAAGTGATGTTGATTCAATAGTACTTAGAATTGTTGCAGATAATATTCCAACAGAAACTAATACACAACCAGTGCAAGCAAAATTTGAAGATGTATATATGTTTTATTTCGATTTGGAAGATACAAGGGAGGTATAG
- the pcp gene encoding pyroglutamyl-peptidase I: MKILLTGFDPFGGEPINPAQEAVERVSDNINGAEIVKITIPTVMTKSVEAIDKAIQKHNPDIVISVGQAGGRFDITPERVAINVDDFRIKDNEGNQVIDTVIKEDGEPAYFSKLPIKAMVKHMNENKIPASVSNTAGTFVCNHVMYGILYMIDKKYPNLRGGFIHIPYMTSQIIDKKNTPFMSLEEIVKGLELAIEACVIYKEDIKEIGGEIS, translated from the coding sequence ATGAAAATTTTGTTAACAGGATTTGACCCATTTGGTGGAGAACCAATAAACCCAGCTCAAGAAGCAGTTGAAAGGGTAAGTGATAATATAAATGGTGCAGAAATCGTAAAAATAACCATACCAACAGTTATGACAAAATCTGTTGAAGCTATAGATAAAGCTATCCAAAAACACAATCCAGATATAGTAATATCAGTTGGACAAGCTGGAGGTAGATTTGACATTACACCTGAGAGAGTTGCTATAAATGTAGATGATTTTAGAATAAAAGATAATGAAGGCAATCAGGTTATAGATACTGTTATAAAAGAAGATGGTGAACCTGCATATTTTTCAAAATTACCTATAAAAGCTATGGTAAAACATATGAATGAAAATAAAATTCCAGCTAGTGTTTCAAACACTGCAGGTACATTTGTCTGTAATCACGTGATGTATGGAATTCTTTATATGATAGACAAAAAATATCCTAACCTAAGGGGAGGATTTATACACATTCCATATATGACTTCACAAATAATAGACAAAAAGAACACACCATTCATGTCTTTAGAAGAAATAGTCAAAGGTTTAGAATTAGCTATAGAAGCTTGTGTCATATACAAAGAAGATATAAAAGAAATTGGTGGTGAAATTTCATAA
- a CDS encoding GrpB family protein — translation MLGLKRGIVGLVPHQTIWHKKAEDIIILLKKLLGEVALDIQHIGSTSICRIHAKPIIDIAIGVSTLDDILY, via the coding sequence ATGCTTGGATTAAAACGAGGTATAGTTGGATTAGTGCCTCATCAAACGATATGGCATAAAAAAGCAGAAGACATAATTATATTGTTAAAAAAATTATTAGGCGAAGTTGCCCTCGATATTCAGCATATTGGAAGCACTTCTATTTGCAGAATTCATGCAAAACCTATTATTGATATTGCCATAGGCGTTAGTACTTTGGACGATATATTATACTGA
- a CDS encoding cysteine synthase family protein: MRVLNNVTEAIGNTHMLCLSKIVNEFGVEGNIYAKMEYLNPGFSKKDRVALQIITEAENSGLLVPGQAVVELTSGNTGTGLAIACACKGYKFIACMSKGNSMERARMMKALGAEVVLVDQMPSSVHGQVSGEDLALVEIEAQRIAKERNAFRADQFNLEACNHAHENYTAEEMWEQLDGNIDVFVDFLGSGSTFAGCSKALKKHNPSIKCYVVEPETAAIYSGKEITDQGHKIQGGGYSMDLPLVDKKLIDGYIQVTDDEATDVARKLAKLEGVFAGFSSGANVCAAIKLLKSTEKGKNIVLTLNDSGLKYLSTDLYEAL; this comes from the coding sequence ATGCGTGTACTTAATAATGTTACAGAGGCTATAGGTAATACTCATATGTTGTGTTTATCTAAAATAGTGAATGAATTTGGAGTTGAAGGTAATATTTATGCAAAGATGGAATATTTAAATCCAGGATTTAGTAAAAAGGACCGTGTAGCATTACAAATAATTACAGAAGCAGAAAATTCAGGTTTATTAGTTCCAGGTCAAGCAGTTGTGGAATTGACAAGTGGTAATACAGGAACAGGATTAGCAATAGCTTGTGCATGTAAAGGATATAAATTTATAGCATGTATGTCAAAAGGAAATTCTATGGAAAGAGCAAGAATGATGAAAGCTTTAGGTGCAGAAGTAGTTCTTGTAGACCAAATGCCTAGTTCAGTTCATGGACAAGTATCTGGTGAAGATTTAGCACTTGTAGAAATTGAGGCTCAAAGAATAGCAAAAGAAAGAAATGCATTTAGAGCAGACCAATTTAATCTAGAAGCTTGTAATCATGCACATGAAAATTATACAGCAGAAGAAATGTGGGAACAATTAGATGGGAATATTGATGTATTCGTAGATTTTCTTGGAAGTGGTAGTACTTTTGCTGGATGTTCAAAAGCACTTAAAAAACATAACCCTTCTATTAAATGTTATGTAGTTGAACCTGAAACAGCAGCAATTTATTCAGGTAAAGAAATAACTGACCAAGGGCATAAAATACAAGGTGGCGGTTATTCTATGGATTTGCCACTAGTAGATAAAAAACTTATTGATGGATATATTCAAGTTACAGATGATGAAGCCACTGATGTAGCAAGAAAATTGGCTAAGCTAGAAGGTGTATTTGCAGGTTTTTCTTCTGGTGCAAATGTATGTGCAGCGATTAAGTTATTAAAAAGTACTGAAAAAGGAAAAAATATAGTTTTGACTCTTAATGACAGTGGTCTAAAGTATTTGAGTACTGATTTATATGAAGCGTTATAG
- a CDS encoding TIGR04076 family protein yields MKKCKIEVIKTTFHKDLADKYGCECIGKCPMHKVGEVFFGDFAKPEKLCDEAWKAMYQYVFALSHSNELFYYGDWIDKEGVAICSCNDGLRPVIFKIERTEEESKIEYKPVR; encoded by the coding sequence ATGAAAAAATGTAAGATAGAAGTGATAAAGACTACATTTCACAAAGACTTAGCAGATAAATATGGATGTGAATGTATTGGAAAATGCCCTATGCATAAAGTCGGAGAAGTATTTTTTGGAGATTTTGCTAAACCCGAAAAATTATGTGATGAAGCATGGAAAGCAATGTATCAGTACGTATTTGCTTTATCTCATAGTAATGAATTATTTTACTATGGAGATTGGATAGATAAAGAAGGTGTTGCTATATGTTCTTGTAATGATGGTCTTCGTCCTGTTATTTTTAAAATCGAGAGAACAGAAGAAGAATCTAAAATAGAATATAAACCTGTTAGATAA
- a CDS encoding transposase has protein sequence MNKNKNTKEEKIVSIFEEHNGRYGYCRIKVSLKNNGIVINQKN, from the coding sequence ATGAATAAAAATAAAAACACTAAAGAAGAAAAAATCGTCTCTATTTTTGAAGAACATAATGGTAGATATGGCTATTGCCGAATTAAAGTTTCACTAAAAAATAATGGTATAGTTATTAATCAAAAGAATTAA
- a CDS encoding ABC transporter permease, which translates to MIYLVKAEMIKILKSRSVWIIWLFLLFFGFLLIRKFDVLDTYADIFYKIEGSIPLIGLIMFIITSGSYTKEYDSNMTGLINTTKNGKKSAVLSKIVANGLILSIINISFILLVGIRGFSFFDFKNLNESIQNLWYFRDSNLNLTVIQMYIIVILTTIFASFIFAQIGLTFSSIFKSAIIPFILGGLIMAVPYFSVGFIPDKAIKFMSLTPNWIMMSQQIVRYNVPSTLIGFSILISMILMIVLTKITYKNFTSSKRF; encoded by the coding sequence ATGATATATTTAGTTAAAGCTGAAATGATAAAAATATTAAAATCAAGGAGTGTTTGGATAATTTGGCTATTTTTACTATTTTTTGGCTTTCTTCTGATTAGAAAGTTTGATGTTTTGGATACTTATGCAGACATATTTTACAAGATAGAAGGCTCCATACCTCTAATAGGCTTGATAATGTTTATAATAACTTCTGGAAGTTACACTAAAGAATATGATTCTAATATGACTGGTTTAATAAATACAACTAAAAATGGAAAGAAATCAGCAGTGTTATCAAAAATAGTAGCTAATGGTTTAATTTTATCCATTATTAATATTTCATTTATATTATTAGTAGGAATTAGAGGGTTTAGTTTTTTTGACTTTAAAAATTTAAATGAATCAATTCAGAACTTATGGTACTTTAGAGATAGTAATTTAAATCTTACAGTGATACAAATGTATATAATTGTTATCTTAACTACTATTTTTGCTTCTTTTATATTTGCACAAATAGGTTTAACATTTTCATCTATATTTAAATCTGCTATAATTCCATTTATATTAGGTGGATTGATAATGGCAGTTCCATACTTTAGTGTAGGTTTTATACCAGATAAAGCTATAAAATTTATGTCATTAACTCCAAATTGGATTATGATGAGTCAACAAATCGTTAGGTATAACGTACCAAGTACTTTGATAGGTTTTTCTATACTAATCTCAATGATATTAATGATAGTATTAACTAAAATAACATATAAAAATTTTACATCAAGCAAAAGGTTTTAA
- a CDS encoding DUF3796 domain-containing protein, whose translation MKNFKELNKLGFLGFLGFLGIAGILYTGEIHTISFCAFFIFFRYFNIIPDELFKENLRKAATPAFFLTLTSLSASMVISIVSYKISNIENGLGISFSVAMISFIGIFAYLQHKEGKGLE comes from the coding sequence ATGAAAAATTTTAAAGAACTAAATAAACTTGGTTTTCTAGGATTCTTAGGTTTTCTGGGGATAGCTGGCATATTATATACTGGTGAAATACATACAATTAGCTTTTGTGCGTTTTTTATTTTTTTCAGATACTTTAATATCATTCCAGATGAATTATTTAAAGAAAATTTAAGAAAAGCAGCAACCCCAGCATTCTTCTTAACACTTACATCACTATCAGCATCTATGGTTATATCCATTGTTTCATATAAAATTTCTAATATAGAAAATGGACTCGGAATTAGCTTTTCTGTAGCAATGATTAGTTTTATAGGAATCTTTGCATACTTACAGCATAAAGAAGGAAAAGGATTAGAATAA
- a CDS encoding flavodoxin family protein, which produces MKVLLINGSPNQYGCTYTALNEITKVLSKHDIETEILYLGKEAIPGCTSCSSCFETGKCIWNDKVNELVEELDNIDGIIVGSPVYFSSATGQLTSFLDRLFFIAGSRMATKLGASIVSCRRGGATATFDQLNKYFSISNMPIVSSQYWNQVHGFTPEDVMKDEEGLQTMRTLGENMAWLLKCISAGKKAGIKEPQYEEKVMTNFIK; this is translated from the coding sequence ATGAAAGTTTTATTGATAAACGGTAGCCCAAACCAATATGGATGTACTTATACAGCACTAAATGAGATTACTAAAGTATTGAGTAAACATGATATTGAAACAGAAATATTGTATTTAGGTAAAGAAGCAATACCAGGATGTACTAGTTGCTCATCCTGTTTTGAAACTGGAAAATGTATTTGGAATGACAAAGTTAACGAATTGGTTGAAGAGCTTGATAATATTGATGGTATTATTGTTGGTTCTCCTGTTTATTTTTCTAGTGCAACTGGTCAGTTAACTTCATTTCTTGACCGTCTATTTTTCATAGCTGGAAGTCGTATGGCTACAAAACTAGGTGCTTCAATTGTATCCTGTAGACGTGGTGGTGCAACTGCAACATTTGACCAATTAAATAAATATTTTTCAATCAGCAATATGCCTATTGTATCATCACAGTATTGGAATCAGGTACATGGCTTTACACCAGAAGATGTTATGAAGGATGAAGAAGGATTGCAAACTATGCGAACTCTAGGAGAAAATATGGCATGGCTTCTTAAGTGTATCTCAGCTGGTAAAAAAGCTGGAATTAAAGAACCACAATACGAAGAAAAAGTTATGACTAATTTTATAAAATAA
- a CDS encoding helix-turn-helix transcriptional regulator — protein sequence MSINTIIAKNLNRLRNERNLSLGQLAELSGVSKVMLSQIEKGDSNPTVNTIWKIAGGLNVPYTAILDQPQNETFIVSKNDINVQVSENEDYRLYCYYSNTPTRNFELLQMELEAGHSYTSVGHSEKSQEYIMIIEGQLKLEVNDSIYQLKENDSICFSAKSMHTYHNQGEKELKTVIINYYPV from the coding sequence ATGAGTATTAATACTATTATTGCTAAAAATCTAAATAGATTACGTAATGAGCGTAACTTAAGTCTAGGTCAACTTGCTGAATTATCTGGTGTAAGTAAAGTCATGCTATCACAAATTGAAAAAGGTGACTCAAATCCCACAGTAAATACAATTTGGAAAATTGCAGGTGGGCTAAATGTTCCATATACTGCAATACTTGACCAACCTCAAAACGAAACTTTCATTGTTTCAAAAAATGATATAAATGTACAAGTTTCAGAAAATGAAGATTATCGTCTTTATTGTTATTATTCTAATACACCAACTAGAAACTTTGAGTTACTTCAAATGGAACTAGAAGCAGGTCATAGTTATACATCTGTTGGTCATTCCGAAAAATCACAAGAATATATTATGATTATAGAAGGTCAATTAAAATTAGAAGTAAATGATTCTATTTATCAACTTAAAGAAAATGACTCTATTTGTTTTTCAGCTAAATCAATGCATACATATCACAATCAAGGAGAAAAAGAATTGAAAACAGTGATAATAAATTATTATCCAGTTTAG
- a CDS encoding response regulator transcription factor, whose product MENCVLIIDDEVEILKLLETVLKKEGLKNIYTAKTRKEGLEVFKNINPDLIILDIMLPDGEGYDICKEIRKTSNSPIIFLSAKTEELDKLLGLAIGGDDYVTKPFSPKEVAFRVKAHLRRLSYFSDAQNESTDLDDNEENIISFGPYILNESRAELIKDGKSIALSAKELKILSLFAHNQNQIISKEKLWDKVWGEDYVGFDNTIMVHIRKIREKLEDNPSKPEYILTIKGLGYKLAVKED is encoded by the coding sequence ATGGAAAATTGTGTTTTGATAATAGATGACGAGGTAGAGATATTAAAACTTTTAGAAACTGTCTTAAAAAAAGAGGGTCTTAAAAACATATATACTGCAAAAACTAGAAAAGAAGGATTAGAAGTATTTAAAAATATCAATCCTGATTTGATTATATTGGATATTATGTTGCCAGATGGCGAAGGTTATGATATTTGTAAAGAAATAAGAAAAACCTCCAATTCTCCAATAATATTTTTATCAGCTAAAACTGAAGAATTAGATAAATTACTCGGACTAGCGATTGGAGGAGATGATTATGTCACAAAACCTTTTAGCCCTAAGGAAGTAGCTTTTAGGGTTAAAGCTCATTTGAGACGATTAAGTTATTTTAGTGATGCTCAAAATGAAAGTACAGATTTAGATGACAATGAAGAAAATATTATATCGTTTGGACCATATATATTGAATGAAAGTAGAGCAGAGCTTATAAAAGATGGAAAGTCTATAGCATTATCTGCAAAGGAACTAAAAATACTATCTTTATTTGCGCATAATCAAAATCAAATTATAAGTAAAGAAAAACTATGGGATAAAGTGTGGGGAGAGGATTATGTTGGATTTGACAATACTATAATGGTTCATATAAGAAAAATTAGGGAAAAATTAGAGGATAATCCTTCAAAGCCTGAATATATTCTGACAATAAAAGGTCTTGGATATAAATTAGCAGTAAAGGAAGATTAG
- a CDS encoding helix-turn-helix transcriptional regulator, translating into MIRSRTKEYRARYNMSQEKLASLVGVRRETIGNLENGKYNPSLKLAFDIANVFNVSIEEIFEYIKD; encoded by the coding sequence ATAATTCGTTCAAGAACTAAGGAATATAGAGCAAGGTATAATATGAGCCAAGAGAAACTTGCATCATTAGTAGGAGTAAGAAGAGAAACTATAGGTAACTTAGAAAACGGAAAATATAATCCTTCATTAAAATTAGCATTTGATATTGCCAATGTATTCAACGTAAGTATAGAAGAAATCTTTGAATATATAAAGGATTAA
- a CDS encoding HAMP domain-containing histidine kinase, which yields MKWKITRNFIFTIVFVVISVVIINIISILYVISTDSFFKVVDSKNNPEEFARSFEKDLYEKDGELKLSKIGIDKLEKSNSWIQVLNDSGEEVYGVNVPKETPKKYTPFQMVNNYKYIETKYANFVLEKYLNKKHLNIIVGMPSRDTSRIILTYSKSSIKETLNKTIIITLVIDGMVALGVGYLFSRKLTKPISSVLWSIETMANGNYSLYLKDRGIYEEVFKNINMLADTLRINEDERKENEELREEWLANITHDIKTPLASIQGYAEIINDKDYEFAEDEVREYTEIIYNKSRYIKDLVDDLNLSTRLKNNTIVLNKKKINLVSLVRNIIIDILNDNRYKNRNIEFESNEDLIEVCVDSILFRRAITNLIFNSIVHNNEGTFIKVEIAKKDNIEIIIKDSGVGISKNDLKHIFEKYYRGTNTGELHKGSGLGMAISKEIIEIHKGKIYVSSEIGIGTEIIIEINQN from the coding sequence ATGAAATGGAAGATTACTAGAAACTTTATATTTACAATTGTGTTTGTAGTTATATCAGTAGTAATTATAAATATTATATCTATACTGTATGTGATTTCAACTGACAGTTTTTTTAAAGTTGTAGATTCTAAAAATAATCCTGAAGAATTTGCACGTTCCTTTGAAAAAGATTTATACGAAAAAGATGGAGAACTTAAACTATCTAAAATTGGAATTGATAAATTAGAAAAATCAAATTCATGGATACAGGTTTTAAATGATTCAGGAGAGGAAGTTTATGGAGTAAATGTTCCAAAGGAAACTCCAAAAAAATATACACCCTTCCAAATGGTCAATAATTACAAGTATATAGAAACAAAGTATGCTAATTTTGTCTTAGAAAAATATTTAAACAAAAAACATCTAAATATAATAGTTGGTATGCCTAGTAGAGATACATCAAGAATAATTTTAACTTATTCCAAAAGTAGTATTAAAGAAACTTTAAATAAAACTATCATTATAACATTAGTAATTGATGGCATGGTTGCCTTAGGTGTAGGATACTTATTTAGTAGAAAACTGACAAAGCCAATATCAAGTGTACTATGGAGTATTGAGACTATGGCTAATGGAAATTATAGTTTATATCTCAAAGACAGAGGTATATATGAAGAAGTTTTTAAAAATATAAACATGTTAGCTGATACTTTAAGAATAAATGAAGATGAGAGAAAAGAAAATGAAGAATTGAGAGAGGAATGGCTGGCAAATATAACACATGATATAAAAACGCCTCTAGCATCTATACAAGGGTATGCAGAGATAATCAATGATAAAGATTATGAGTTTGCAGAAGATGAGGTACGAGAGTATACAGAAATTATATATAATAAGTCTAGGTATATAAAAGATTTAGTTGATGACTTAAATTTATCTACTCGATTAAAAAATAATACTATAGTTTTGAACAAGAAAAAAATAAATTTAGTCAGTTTAGTTAGAAATATAATAATTGATATTTTAAATGACAATAGATATAAAAATAGGAATATTGAATTTGAAAGCAATGAAGATTTAATTGAAGTATGTGTAGATTCAATCTTATTCAGAAGAGCTATAACCAATCTTATATTTAATTCAATAGTTCATAATAACGAAGGAACTTTTATAAAGGTAGAAATTGCAAAAAAAGATAATATAGAAATTATAATAAAAGATAGTGGAGTTGGAATAAGCAAAAATGATTTGAAACATATTTTTGAAAAATACTATAGAGGTACTAATACAGGTGAGTTGCATAAAGGCTCGGGTCTTGGTATGGCTATTTCTAAAGAAATAATAGAGATTCATAAAGGTAAAATTTATGTAAGTAGTGAAATTGGAATAGGAACAGAAATTATTATAGAAATAAATCAAAATTAG
- a CDS encoding amidohydrolase family protein: protein MLKAIKGNIIFTKTSDTFTVFENSYIILYKGKVKGIFKDIPEEYNNLEIVDYTDKLIIPGMNDLHCHASQFKNLGIAMDKELLPWLETYVFPEESNYTDIEYATKMYKKFVKEVWKSGTTRTAVFATVHKEASMKLMDIFKEVGIGAYIGKVNMDMNCPDALLENTYKSIADTEEIINKYNDKESIVKPIITPRFIPSCTSELLKGLGDLCLKYNMPIQSHLSENYDEIEWVKSLEPKSKFYGDAYNMYNLFGQTPTLMAHCVHCSQEEMDLMRENNVMAVHCPASNFNVGSGAMPIRKFLDNRIKLALGSDISGGHTLSIFKAIVSAIQLSKLYWVNSGKELNFLSLSEAFYIATKSGGSFFGKVGSFEEDYDFDALIIDDSDLNHANYSILERLEKFIYVGDDRNIIHRYVCGNLIEEPNI from the coding sequence ATGTTAAAAGCAATAAAAGGGAATATAATTTTCACAAAAACTTCAGACACCTTCACAGTATTTGAAAATAGTTACATTATACTATACAAAGGCAAAGTAAAAGGAATCTTTAAAGACATACCTGAAGAATATAATAATCTAGAAATAGTAGATTACACCGATAAACTTATAATACCTGGTATGAACGACCTTCATTGCCATGCCTCTCAATTTAAAAATCTAGGAATAGCTATGGATAAAGAACTTTTGCCATGGCTTGAAACTTATGTGTTTCCAGAAGAATCAAATTATACAGATATAGAATATGCAACAAAAATGTATAAAAAATTTGTAAAAGAAGTTTGGAAATCTGGAACAACAAGAACAGCTGTATTTGCCACAGTACATAAAGAAGCTTCTATGAAACTTATGGATATATTCAAAGAAGTTGGTATTGGAGCATATATTGGTAAAGTAAATATGGATATGAATTGCCCTGATGCTTTACTAGAGAATACTTATAAATCTATTGCTGATACAGAAGAAATTATAAATAAATACAATGATAAAGAGTCTATTGTAAAACCAATCATAACTCCTAGATTCATACCAAGTTGTACGAGTGAACTTTTAAAAGGTTTGGGAGATTTATGTTTAAAGTATAATATGCCTATACAATCACACTTATCTGAGAATTATGATGAAATTGAATGGGTTAAAAGTTTAGAACCTAAATCTAAATTTTATGGAGATGCCTATAATATGTATAATTTATTTGGTCAAACTCCTACTTTAATGGCTCACTGTGTTCATTGTTCTCAAGAAGAAATGGATTTAATGAGGGAAAATAATGTTATGGCAGTTCACTGCCCTGCTTCTAACTTTAATGTTGGTAGTGGTGCTATGCCTATTAGAAAATTCCTTGATAATCGTATTAAATTAGCCCTTGGTTCGGATATAAGCGGTGGGCATACCTTGTCAATATTTAAAGCAATAGTGTCTGCAATACAGTTATCTAAATTATATTGGGTGAACTCTGGTAAGGAACTTAACTTCTTATCTTTATCTGAAGCTTTTTATATTGCAACTAAAAGTGGAGGAAGTTTCTTTGGAAAAGTTGGTAGCTTTGAAGAAGATTATGATTTTGATGCATTAATTATTGATGATTCAGATTTAAATCACGCCAATTACTCTATACTTGAAAGACTTGAAAAATTTATCTATGTTGGTGATGACAGAAATATCATTCATAGATATGTATGTGGAAACTTAATCGAAGAACCTAATATATAA
- a CDS encoding helix-turn-helix transcriptional regulator, whose protein sequence is MGIDCISNTDLSETGFSYTLSLISGKYKMIILYCLVEFEVVRYNALKRYINTISYKTLSLSLKELEADNLIIRTEYPQIPPKVEYSLSERGKSLIPILDAMCEWGEKNRP, encoded by the coding sequence ATGGGTATAGATTGTATTTCAAATACAGATTTAAGTGAAACAGGATTTAGTTATACACTTTCACTGATTAGTGGCAAGTATAAAATGATAATTCTCTACTGTCTTGTAGAGTTTGAAGTTGTCAGATATAATGCATTAAAGCGTTATATAAATACTATCTCCTATAAAACTTTGAGTCTATCATTAAAAGAATTAGAAGCAGATAACTTGATTATTCGTACTGAATATCCTCAAATACCTCCTAAGGTAGAATATAGTTTATCAGAAAGGGGAAAATCTCTGATTCCAATTTTAGATGCAATGTGTGAGTGGGGAGAGAAGAATAGACCTTAA